The following coding sequences lie in one Enterococcus sp. 9E7_DIV0242 genomic window:
- a CDS encoding NADPH-dependent FMN reductase, protein MTKKIGFFVGSLRKDSYNKKVAKALAELLPDNYEAVFVDLAPLEIYNQDLDDEGTPTAAWTAFREQVKTLDAVAFFTPEYNRSVPAVLKNALDVGSRPYGQSVWDKKPGLVVSVSPGAISGFGANHHLRQSLVFLNVPTLQQPEAYIGNIANLIDENGAIVEGTRNFLQVIVDAFIKFAEANYQV, encoded by the coding sequence ATGACGAAAAAAATTGGTTTCTTTGTAGGTAGTTTGAGAAAAGATTCTTATAATAAAAAGGTGGCAAAAGCACTAGCTGAGTTATTACCGGATAACTATGAAGCAGTGTTTGTCGATTTGGCTCCTTTAGAAATATATAATCAAGATCTAGACGATGAAGGAACGCCAACAGCTGCTTGGACAGCTTTTAGAGAACAAGTGAAGACACTTGATGCAGTAGCTTTCTTCACACCGGAGTATAATCGTTCTGTTCCAGCTGTATTGAAAAATGCATTGGATGTTGGCTCACGTCCGTACGGGCAGAGTGTTTGGGATAAAAAGCCCGGTCTAGTCGTCAGTGTTTCTCCTGGCGCTATCAGCGGATTTGGGGCGAATCATCATTTGAGACAATCGCTTGTCTTCTTGAATGTCCCAACATTGCAACAACCCGAAGCTTATATCGGCAATATCGCAAATCTGATTGATGAAAATGGCGCTATCGTTGAAGGAACTAGAAATTTCCTACAAGTCATTGTAGATGCTTTCATCAAATTTGCCGAAGCCAATTATCAAGTATAA
- a CDS encoding helix-turn-helix domain-containing protein, protein MNEGQLFRQLRKDRGLSIRQVADELNSVSFISKFEKGDSHISIHRMERLLENINVTIEEFYYLRAPESELKTFLSVPSIMNYMTGPYLVYLNRILLINNKFHQHDFKKGIVEMTKISEELNREIRWQNYLYIFCQLLIEAYEANLLESEEIDSERLIERFRLMSRPIVSYLYSVENWGVFEVLLFRLFQFAFPVETIHQLLPTAFSRTEKELGLPVMRELRVGLLFSVLTSFLNFRYFEESKEVMKLLEKTLYDTEDSTNSIYLLFFKGWYQIITESKEKGMEMCQQAISIFRILKQPSCVKHTEYLLEVILQHKENPKEYMAFV, encoded by the coding sequence ATGAATGAAGGACAGCTGTTTCGACAGCTTAGAAAAGATCGAGGGTTAAGTATTCGTCAGGTTGCAGATGAATTGAATAGCGTCTCCTTTATCAGCAAATTTGAGAAAGGGGATTCTCATATTAGTATTCATCGAATGGAACGACTGCTGGAGAATATCAATGTGACGATCGAGGAGTTTTACTATTTACGTGCTCCGGAATCTGAGTTAAAAACATTTCTTAGTGTTCCAAGTATAATGAATTATATGACGGGGCCTTATCTTGTCTACTTAAATCGTATTCTACTCATCAATAATAAGTTTCATCAACATGATTTTAAAAAAGGGATTGTTGAAATGACGAAGATTTCGGAGGAATTAAATAGAGAAATCCGATGGCAGAATTACTTATATATTTTTTGTCAGCTGTTGATTGAAGCTTATGAAGCAAATTTACTTGAATCAGAAGAGATCGACAGTGAAAGATTGATTGAACGATTTCGCTTGATGAGTCGTCCGATTGTGAGCTATCTTTATAGCGTAGAAAATTGGGGAGTATTTGAAGTCCTGCTTTTTCGACTATTTCAATTTGCATTTCCAGTAGAAACGATTCATCAACTGCTGCCAACAGCTTTTTCCAGAACAGAAAAGGAACTGGGACTGCCCGTGATGAGAGAGCTTCGAGTAGGATTGCTTTTCTCCGTTCTGACTTCTTTTTTGAATTTTCGTTATTTTGAAGAGAGCAAAGAAGTGATGAAACTTCTTGAAAAAACCTTGTATGACACGGAGGATTCAACGAATAGCATCTATCTGCTTTTTTTTAAAGGCTGGTATCAAATTATCACAGAATCAAAGGAGAAGGGAATGGAAATGTGTCAACAAGCGATTTCTATTTTTCGTATCTTGAAGCAGCCTTCATGTGTGAAGCATACAGAATATTTATTGGAAGTCATTTTGCAACATAAGGAAAATCCGAAAGAATACATGGCATTTGTTTAA
- a CDS encoding metallophosphoesterase, whose amino-acid sequence MGKLAIISDLHVDINQFSEQELLLLIEVLQEKQITHLHLAGDIANHVSRVLEVLAFIRSNHLTVTYNFGNHEMPSLTDVAEIEHYPDRSFLNQQVINLNEKLVLLAFNGWYDYSFSDESDDKKILAAKNLYWYDRFIHREASDPIINQQILEKLKTVLDQLASEEKQVVIATHFVPKQEFIVYQKGKYKRWNELNAFLGSKKTGELLDQYTNIQQVVFGHTHRRFEEQTIHETIYSCHPLGYYFEWQLTRTFILSQKLAEQFNPIKTRGILKANKEAFHEFRLLHLKEEFEKGMTIIDY is encoded by the coding sequence ATGGGCAAGTTAGCAATCATTAGTGATCTGCATGTAGATATCAATCAGTTTAGTGAACAAGAGCTGCTGTTACTGATTGAGGTGTTGCAAGAGAAGCAAATCACGCATCTACATTTGGCAGGTGACATAGCGAATCATGTATCACGTGTGTTAGAGGTTCTGGCATTTATTCGCAGCAATCACCTGACAGTTACCTATAATTTTGGCAATCACGAAATGCCTAGTCTCACTGATGTAGCGGAAATAGAACATTATCCGGATCGTTCTTTTTTGAATCAGCAGGTCATTAATCTAAATGAAAAATTAGTCTTACTCGCTTTCAACGGGTGGTATGATTACAGCTTTTCTGATGAAAGTGACGATAAGAAAATTCTTGCGGCAAAAAATTTGTATTGGTATGATCGCTTTATTCATCGCGAAGCATCCGATCCGATAATCAACCAGCAAATTCTCGAGAAATTGAAGACCGTACTGGATCAATTGGCAAGTGAAGAAAAGCAAGTGGTCATTGCCACTCATTTTGTACCTAAGCAAGAATTTATCGTTTATCAAAAGGGGAAGTATAAGCGTTGGAATGAATTGAACGCTTTTTTAGGATCGAAAAAAACAGGAGAACTGTTAGACCAGTACACGAATATCCAGCAAGTCGTCTTTGGTCATACCCATCGTCGCTTTGAAGAACAGACGATTCACGAGACAATCTACAGCTGTCATCCATTGGGGTATTATTTTGAATGGCAGCTGACACGCACCTTCATTTTGAGTCAGAAGCTGGCTGAGCAGTTCAATCCGATAAAAACTCGGGGCATTCTGAAAGCAAATAAAGAAGCGTTTCATGAATTTCGACTGTTGCATTTGAAAGAAGAGTTTGAAAAAGGAATGACGATCATCGATTATTAG
- a CDS encoding cation:proton antiporter yields the protein MLISVTIVILLGLFFGQLMQRLNLPSLVGFLLTGILLGPSVLNLLSSHFLALSADLRELALIVILTRAGLSLDLGELKKVGRPALLMCFVPALVEIGATVIFAPLLFGFSISEALLLGSVIAAVSPAVVVPRMLRLIQEGYGRKKHIPQIILAGASVDDVFVLVLFTAFLGINQGAEFTASTLLQIPMAILSGLLLGAAVGWLLAQFFARYSMRDSIKVLVILSLSFLLMGMEDRLEGSFAFSGMLSVMSLSLMLYRFRQPVAKRLSVKFNKLWLAAEIFLFVLVGASVNLSFAYSAGWQPFLLVLFVSLVRMLGVLLALAGTTLTGREKLFCMISYLPKATVQAAIGGIPLALGINNGEMILTVAVISILTTAPIGAVGVDRLYKRLLSNDGTEE from the coding sequence ATGTTAATCAGTGTTACTATCGTTATTCTTTTAGGGTTATTTTTTGGTCAGTTGATGCAAAGGTTGAATCTGCCTTCTCTGGTAGGCTTTCTTTTGACGGGGATTCTTTTAGGGCCATCTGTCTTGAATCTTCTTTCATCACACTTTTTGGCACTTTCAGCAGATTTAAGAGAGTTGGCCTTGATCGTGATTTTAACACGAGCTGGGCTGTCGCTGGATCTTGGTGAACTAAAAAAGGTTGGACGTCCAGCCCTATTGATGTGCTTTGTTCCGGCGCTTGTTGAGATTGGTGCAACAGTTATTTTTGCGCCATTGTTGTTTGGATTTTCAATTTCGGAAGCTTTGCTGCTTGGCAGTGTGATTGCTGCTGTTTCTCCAGCTGTAGTTGTGCCGAGAATGTTACGGCTTATTCAAGAGGGATATGGACGGAAAAAGCATATTCCACAAATCATTTTGGCAGGAGCATCCGTGGATGATGTTTTCGTATTGGTTCTTTTTACTGCATTTTTGGGGATCAATCAGGGCGCAGAATTTACAGCCTCAACCTTATTACAAATTCCAATGGCTATTCTTTCCGGTCTGTTACTTGGTGCTGCAGTTGGGTGGTTGTTGGCACAGTTTTTCGCTCGTTATTCTATGAGAGATTCAATAAAGGTCTTGGTTATTTTGAGTCTATCCTTTCTTTTGATGGGGATGGAGGATAGGTTGGAAGGTTCATTTGCTTTTTCTGGCATGCTGAGCGTAATGAGCTTAAGTCTGATGCTGTACAGATTCAGACAACCTGTTGCCAAAAGGTTGTCTGTCAAGTTCAATAAGCTGTGGCTGGCTGCGGAAATCTTTTTGTTTGTGTTAGTTGGAGCAAGTGTGAATTTATCCTTTGCGTATTCTGCAGGGTGGCAGCCTTTCCTATTGGTTCTGTTTGTTTCGTTAGTGAGGATGCTTGGCGTTCTCTTAGCTTTGGCAGGGACAACACTTACCGGTAGAGAAAAGTTGTTTTGCATGATCAGCTATCTTCCTAAAGCGACGGTTCAAGCAGCGATAGGCGGGATTCCGTTAGCTTTAGGCATTAATAACGGTGAAATGATTCTTACTGTAGCAGTTATTTCTATCCTAACGACCGCTCCGATTGGTGCAGTAGGAGTTGATAGGCTCTATAAAAGGCTTTTGTCTAACGATGGCACAGAGGAATAG
- a CDS encoding MFS transporter: MNEYLTNKGYRALTNAALLNGIGNSLFNIVFVIYASTTPFKTLAVSLASMALLIPSLLNILTGYLADRTRDKTRWMILSRIAQFALFGALTLLIRLPATIPLFLILLLINILSDCLGAYGGGLQLPLLRRLLPEDALDTAMGFQMATQTLVQIIFQGVGAWGIVLLGYDFSLFGLINALTLLFAGLSILQHRTTLRKAEPPQTETANQQAESFRSSLKTTISLLYSNRFLKIIMLFALAVNTLGACIDGLMNISLLTLTQMLLNNYGNTLAIISIIISFGTILGSLITGDFLKNVTTLRIVSFTMTALALLALNFLWLQNVWLMFVCLFVIGYTSGKINPRMSAYMMRQIDEERLAVTNGIFTTIVLLGGPIGQVIFLGIANAWTAAISWQLYLLIAGVIGLAAFLFSRHLSEPTKVVPEGLKASDIEINS, translated from the coding sequence ATGAATGAATATCTGACAAATAAAGGCTATCGGGCGCTGACCAATGCTGCTCTGCTTAACGGAATCGGCAATAGCCTGTTTAATATTGTCTTTGTTATCTATGCCAGCACAACCCCTTTTAAAACACTCGCCGTTTCTTTGGCATCAATGGCCTTGCTTATTCCAAGCTTATTGAATATCCTAACAGGCTATCTGGCAGACCGAACAAGAGATAAAACCCGCTGGATGATTCTTTCTCGAATCGCCCAGTTTGCCCTTTTTGGCGCTCTTACGTTACTAATTCGTTTACCGGCCACCATTCCCTTGTTTCTGATATTACTATTGATAAATATTCTTTCCGATTGCCTAGGTGCCTACGGTGGCGGCCTTCAGCTACCTCTTTTACGCCGGCTACTTCCAGAAGATGCTTTAGATACAGCGATGGGTTTTCAAATGGCTACTCAAACATTGGTCCAAATTATATTTCAAGGAGTCGGAGCATGGGGAATCGTTTTGCTTGGTTATGATTTTTCTCTTTTTGGTTTGATCAATGCTCTTACTTTGTTATTCGCGGGTTTGTCGATCTTGCAGCATCGAACGACTTTGCGCAAAGCGGAGCCTCCTCAGACCGAAACAGCTAATCAACAAGCTGAAAGCTTTCGTTCAAGTCTAAAAACGACCATTAGCCTTTTGTATAGCAATCGTTTCTTGAAAATCATCATGCTCTTTGCTCTTGCAGTTAATACCCTTGGCGCATGTATTGATGGGCTGATGAATATTAGCCTTTTAACACTCACACAAATGCTTCTAAATAATTACGGCAATACACTAGCTATCATTAGTATCATCATATCTTTCGGAACAATTCTCGGGTCCTTGATCACTGGCGATTTTTTGAAAAATGTCACCACCTTACGCATCGTCAGCTTTACCATGACAGCTTTAGCTCTTTTGGCGCTAAACTTTTTATGGCTTCAAAATGTTTGGCTCATGTTTGTTTGTCTTTTCGTCATCGGCTATACAAGTGGAAAAATCAACCCAAGAATGTCAGCTTACATGATGCGTCAAATCGACGAGGAACGGCTTGCTGTCACAAATGGGATTTTCACAACCATTGTTTTGCTAGGTGGACCAATTGGACAAGTAATTTTCCTCGGTATTGCAAACGCGTGGACTGCAGCAATCAGCTGGCAGCTCTATCTTTTGATTGCAGGAGTAATCGGGTTAGCTGCTTTTCTATTTTCACGACACCTGTCTGAGCCGACGAAAGTGGTCCCTGAAGGTCTAAAAGCAAGTGATATAGAAATAAATAGCTAA
- a CDS encoding DNA-3-methyladenine glycosylase I: MDKCEWAKTSANMEHYHDEIWGVPIYEDRLLFRKLILDINQAGLSWQTILNKTSAFDQAFDQFEIETVANYKEEKIQELLQNKGIIRNRRKIEAAIHNAQAVKKIQAEFGSFSDYLWQFTDHRTIHTHRHKNEAMIPTSELSDRISKELKKRGFKFIGSTIIYAFLQAVGIINDHEIECFRYKELAKK, encoded by the coding sequence ATGGATAAATGTGAATGGGCAAAAACAAGTGCGAATATGGAGCACTATCACGATGAGATTTGGGGTGTACCAATTTATGAAGACCGCTTGCTTTTTCGAAAGCTGATTTTGGATATCAATCAAGCCGGACTTAGCTGGCAAACGATTTTGAATAAAACGTCGGCGTTTGATCAAGCATTCGATCAGTTTGAGATTGAAACGGTGGCTAACTATAAAGAAGAGAAAATCCAAGAGCTGTTACAAAACAAGGGGATCATACGCAACAGACGAAAAATCGAAGCAGCTATTCATAACGCACAGGCAGTAAAAAAGATTCAAGCAGAGTTCGGTAGCTTTTCGGATTATCTCTGGCAGTTTACGGATCATCGGACAATTCATACCCATAGACACAAAAACGAAGCAATGATCCCAACGAGTGAGCTTTCCGATCGTATTAGTAAAGAGCTGAAAAAACGTGGGTTCAAGTTCATTGGCAGTACAATTATTTATGCCTTTTTACAAGCAGTAGGTATTATCAATGATCATGAAATAGAATGCTTTCGATATAAAGAACTAGCAAAGAAATAG
- a CDS encoding GNAT family N-acetyltransferase: MKKFEWKKVLTNKEKAQVLALKERSEKLQPIHYKLDLGFTEGEKWYATHMLYWVGEELVGYGWALSFDSSELEATLISPKMAEHLPAILTEIQRYGKEQSVKSIVLIADSSDTVLAEAFKERKIKKQFSEYYMLLDMKKAKSNEQTGIKLVSPEQTDLEVLEQLLGGRPIEEDLANTFVYKEDKELLACIRLEETQKEWGIFGFVVDQSQRGKGLGRKVMDAAIQQMFASDPKSIYLEVETDNVPAYPLYLSTGFVVRNQYDYYELIK, translated from the coding sequence TTGAAAAAATTTGAATGGAAAAAAGTATTGACGAATAAAGAGAAGGCACAGGTGCTTGCACTAAAGGAAAGAAGTGAGAAACTTCAACCCATCCACTATAAACTGGATCTTGGTTTTACAGAAGGTGAAAAGTGGTATGCTACCCATATGCTTTACTGGGTGGGGGAAGAGTTGGTGGGCTACGGCTGGGCGCTTAGCTTTGACTCCTCCGAGCTTGAAGCTACGCTCATTTCACCGAAAATGGCTGAGCATCTGCCTGCTATCTTGACCGAAATACAGCGTTATGGGAAAGAACAATCTGTAAAGAGCATTGTCTTGATCGCAGATTCATCAGATACGGTTTTGGCAGAAGCATTTAAGGAACGGAAGATTAAGAAACAGTTTTCTGAGTATTATATGCTGCTAGATATGAAGAAGGCCAAATCAAATGAGCAGACAGGTATCAAATTAGTCTCTCCTGAGCAAACAGACCTTGAGGTGTTGGAACAGTTATTAGGTGGTCGTCCTATAGAGGAGGATTTGGCCAATACGTTTGTTTATAAGGAAGATAAGGAGTTGCTTGCCTGTATTCGTTTGGAAGAAACTCAGAAGGAATGGGGAATATTTGGTTTTGTTGTTGATCAGAGCCAACGTGGCAAGGGATTGGGCCGAAAAGTGATGGATGCGGCGATTCAACAAATGTTCGCTTCTGATCCAAAAAGCATTTATTTAGAAGTTGAGACAGACAATGTGCCGGCCTATCCACTGTATTTATCGACAGGATTTGTCGTTAGAAACCAATACGACTATTATGAGTTGATTAAATAA